DNA sequence from the Teretinema zuelzerae genome:
GGATCTTGCAGCCGGGCTCGTGTTCGTGGGTGCACGAATGCCCCCAGGAGCAGGTTCCCACCAGCGCTTCCATCTCCCGGAAATACAGTGCCAGATCGCGGGCTTCGATGCCGTGGAGGACGAAGCGCCTGACGCCGGGCGTATCGATGATCGAGGCGGATTTCCCGGACTCTCCCGGCGGAAGATGGAACAGCATGCCGCGGGTGGTGGTATGCGTGCCCCTGCCGTATTTCGCCGAAAGGCCCGCCGTTCTCAGGGACAGGCGGGTGTCCAGCGCGTTCAGAAGGCTGGACTTGCCGACTCCCGATTGTCCGACGAAGGCGGAAAGCCGCCCTTCGAGACGGGCGGCCAGAACATCAAGGCCGTCTCCGGTATGCGCGGAAACGCGGATGATTTCATACCCCAGGCGCTTCCAGTCCTCCATGCGTTCTTCCAGATCAGGATCCTGGGGAAGATCGCTCTTGTTTAATAGTATCAGCGGCTCGATTCTCTCCGCGTCCGCCTGGATCAGGGCTCTGTCAACGAAGCGGGGACGGAAAGGAGGCTCGGCGGGAGTGGTCACGACGACCGCGAGATCGAGATTCGACGCCAGCAGCTGGGGCGATTTCCCCTTCTGGTTCCAGCGCACAAAATGATTTTTTCGGGGAAGCAGATTGATGATCTGGCCTCGCTTCGGATCGTGTTCGTCGACCTCTACGGAAACACGGTCTCCCGGAGCGAGAGGATTATAATACCCTTCCGACTCGCGGAGAATCTTTCCCTTGATCGAACACAGGCGAACCATTCCGTCTTGAGACTCGACCTCGAAGGTGTTATTCGTGCCGCCGAGAACCATAGCTTCGATCACAGGACGCCTCCCCATTCGATATTGAAGAGCCGCGAGAAAGTGCGATAGCGGTCTTCGATCGCGGAGGAGACGCCTCCGGTGATGTAGCAGGCGACCTCGCCGTGGTCTTCAGCGCGCGGCGGAACGAGGCGCAGGGCCTGTTGAACGACGCC
Encoded proteins:
- the rsgA gene encoding ribosome small subunit-dependent GTPase A, with protein sequence MEAMVLGGTNNTFEVESQDGMVRLCSIKGKILRESEGYYNPLAPGDRVSVEVDEHDPKRGQIINLLPRKNHFVRWNQKGKSPQLLASNLDLAVVVTTPAEPPFRPRFVDRALIQADAERIEPLILLNKSDLPQDPDLEERMEDWKRLGYEIIRVSAHTGDGLDVLAARLEGRLSAFVGQSGVGKSSLLNALDTRLSLRTAGLSAKYGRGTHTTTRGMLFHLPPGESGKSASIIDTPGVRRFVLHGIEARDLALYFREMEALVGTCSWGHSCTHEHEPGCKILEAVYAGVIHEQRYESWQRIRDELETGRWTD